The proteins below come from a single Anderseniella sp. Alg231-50 genomic window:
- a CDS encoding ABC transporter permease subunit, translating to MEPSRSTRLVLYAYGIFVIAILYLPLLSVGFASVARARYLRFPIRTYSSKWYEKVMDSSTVADLLTTSLYIAIIVTVVSMVVGFFGALAFARYQWRYRTLFQKFILIPIFFPQTVLGLALLMWFNAIGIIPTWKTAVVAHLVWISPIATLVIAIRAYSFDPALEEAARDMGASTWVILKEVTFPLLLPGVISAGLFSFLLSWGNFPLSLFTTGADLTLPEWLYAKMVSGYSPLVPALGMLSVFGSATILLTALALPHLWRALRSSGEN from the coding sequence ATGGAACCAAGCCGTTCAACGCGTCTCGTTCTTTATGCATATGGCATTTTTGTCATTGCAATCCTGTATCTGCCCTTGCTGTCGGTGGGGTTTGCATCGGTTGCCAGGGCGCGCTATCTGCGGTTTCCGATCAGGACATATTCGTCGAAATGGTATGAAAAGGTTATGGACAGTTCGACGGTGGCTGACCTTCTGACCACCTCGCTGTACATCGCAATCATCGTGACGGTCGTCTCCATGGTTGTCGGCTTCTTCGGCGCGCTGGCTTTTGCCCGTTACCAATGGCGCTACCGCACCTTGTTTCAGAAATTCATCCTGATCCCGATTTTCTTTCCGCAAACGGTTCTGGGCCTGGCGCTGCTCATGTGGTTCAACGCCATAGGCATCATCCCGACGTGGAAGACGGCGGTGGTGGCCCACCTGGTCTGGATCTCGCCAATTGCAACACTGGTGATCGCCATTCGCGCCTATTCATTTGATCCCGCACTTGAAGAAGCCGCCAGAGACATGGGGGCGTCCACCTGGGTTATCCTGAAGGAAGTGACGTTCCCGCTGCTGCTGCCGGGCGTCATTTCGGCAGGCCTGTTTTCGTTCCTGCTGAGTTGGGGGAATTTCCCGTTATCGCTGTTTACGACCGGTGCGGACCTGACGTTGCCGGAGTGGCTCTATGCCAAAATGGTGTCGGGATACTCGCCGCTTGTGCCGGCACTCGGCATGCTGTCGGTGTTCGGTTCGGCAACCATATTATTGACGGCTCTGGCCCTGCCACACCTGTGGCGGGCCCTGCGTTCATCCGGTGAGAATTGA
- a CDS encoding phosphotransferase enzyme family protein has translation MMAQTELDHDELLSRLHELANQSLGLWDVPADARARLINVSENATYLVETENGYKSILRVHREGYHTRRAIECELCWTEALNSSGCVTTPGIIQGRDGEIVQSAELPGKLGARMMVMFEFVEGEQPDETQDLAGPFEELGEIAATTHEHTIAWKKPEPFERLVWDLDAFYGPRATWGNWRDGPNVEAQIRAVLERVEATVRIRVSAFGQSEQRYGLIHADMRLANLLIDNGNTRLIDFDDCGFGWFMYDFAAGISFIEDDPQIPAMREAWVAGYRKVRPLSDDEEKEIDSFIMLRRMALLAWIGSHIDVPEAQALAKNFAAVSAELGEGYLSRMS, from the coding sequence ATGATGGCACAGACAGAACTTGATCATGACGAACTGCTTTCTCGCCTGCACGAACTGGCCAACCAGTCGCTTGGCTTGTGGGACGTGCCTGCTGATGCCAGGGCACGGCTTATCAATGTGTCGGAAAATGCCACCTATCTGGTGGAGACGGAGAACGGCTACAAATCCATATTGCGGGTTCATCGTGAGGGTTATCACACCCGCCGTGCGATTGAATGCGAACTGTGCTGGACCGAAGCGCTCAACAGTTCCGGTTGCGTGACCACGCCGGGTATCATCCAGGGTCGTGACGGCGAGATTGTTCAAAGTGCCGAACTGCCGGGCAAGCTGGGCGCGCGCATGATGGTGATGTTCGAGTTTGTTGAAGGCGAACAGCCTGACGAAACCCAGGATCTTGCCGGCCCGTTTGAGGAACTGGGTGAGATCGCAGCCACGACCCATGAGCACACCATAGCCTGGAAGAAACCGGAACCTTTCGAGCGACTGGTATGGGACCTGGACGCCTTTTACGGACCCCGGGCAACATGGGGAAACTGGCGGGACGGCCCCAATGTCGAAGCGCAGATACGTGCCGTGCTTGAACGCGTGGAAGCCACGGTCAGAATACGGGTGAGTGCGTTCGGGCAATCCGAACAGCGTTATGGCCTTATCCACGCCGACATGCGCCTGGCCAATCTGCTGATCGACAATGGCAACACGCGGCTGATCGATTTTGATGACTGCGGCTTTGGCTGGTTCATGTACGACTTTGCAGCCGGCATCAGTTTCATCGAAGACGACCCGCAAATTCCCGCCATGCGCGAGGCATGGGTGGCCGGTTATCGCAAGGTGCGGCCGCTTTCCGATGACGAGGAAAAAGAAATAGACAGCTTCATCATGCTGCGGCGCATGGCACTTCTGGCCTGGATCGGTTCGCACATAGATGTGCCGGAAGCCCAGGCGCTGGCAAAGAATTTTGCCGCCGTTTCAGCAGAACTGGGTGAAGGCTACCTGTCACGCATGTCTTGA
- a CDS encoding BMC domain-containing protein — MSNQAIGMIETRGYVPALAGADAMVKAANVEIVARTEVGGGLVSVVVRGDVGAVKAATEAGAEAASGVGEVVATHVIPRPHVELDKHFSVPGSK; from the coding sequence ATGAGTAACCAGGCAATAGGAATGATTGAAACCCGTGGATACGTGCCGGCACTGGCCGGGGCAGATGCCATGGTCAAGGCAGCCAATGTTGAAATCGTCGCACGCACGGAGGTAGGCGGTGGCCTGGTTTCCGTGGTGGTTCGCGGCGATGTCGGCGCGGTCAAGGCCGCCACCGAAGCCGGTGCGGAAGCTGCATCGGGCGTCGGTGAAGTTGTGGCAACCCATGTAATTCCGCGCCCACATGTGGAGCTGGACAAACACTTCTCGGTTCCGGGTTCCAAGTAA
- a CDS encoding propanediol/glycerol family dehydratase large subunit yields the protein MTSDEAPMNANRWRRFDDWDSRPLRSDLFACDDPENGFAAFAGAADPVPGAVLKDGRIVEMDGVPMDDFDMIDAFIASHHLDPELVPEAMAIPSTDLARMLVDINVPRTDLTRLAQGLTPARLAETVAQLNAMELGFAYSKMRARQTPGNQAHVTNAKDDPLQLAADAAFAVALGFDEIETTMRVARNSWSNALACCVGSAVGRAGTLFQCSSEEAEELEIGMAGFTSYAETVSVYGTESAFVDGDDTPWSKMWLTAAYASRGIKMRCTSGAAAELLMGFHEAKSLLYLEARCLCLQRAMGAQGTQNGGIDGAPLASSIPGGVREILAENLIAVWLDLECASGNDARHSESEMRVGAKIVPYLTGGSDLICSGFGTILKYDNSFNPSSFNGEELEEFLVLQRDLEADGGLTSVGESEALALRQRALAALSHVLADLDLAQPTPAMQQSVAAASGSNETDTFPADEVARISQKIAERGINMLDVVRSLHNGGFTEEADNLLFLIRLRLSGDYLQTSAVVRDGKVISAVNDPNDYQGPGTGYRLTEARREEIAHIRDELGQKEVLRLEAAAGKGENRRIVYRTMGAAAPGTDPREIVVGISPGFGVKLFRTLAGHPLSSVLECIAKGIRAEGGTMRIVRLRHTADTSFLGLSAARLSGSGVGIGLQAKGTAVIHQKDRLPHNNLELFSNAPITGLDHYEQFGRNAVVYARQEDPVPVIVKTRGEALGARFHARVALIYAIETDMSENNAEPEDVEVRFLGGQG from the coding sequence ATGACCAGTGATGAAGCCCCGATGAATGCAAATCGCTGGCGGCGGTTTGATGATTGGGACAGCCGGCCCCTGCGCTCGGACCTGTTTGCCTGCGACGATCCTGAAAACGGTTTTGCCGCGTTTGCGGGTGCCGCGGATCCTGTCCCCGGTGCAGTGTTGAAAGACGGCCGTATCGTCGAAATGGATGGCGTTCCGATGGACGATTTCGACATGATCGATGCGTTCATTGCCAGCCATCACCTCGATCCGGAACTTGTCCCGGAGGCCATGGCGATTCCATCGACAGATCTGGCCCGCATGCTGGTTGACATAAATGTTCCCAGAACTGACCTGACGCGACTGGCGCAAGGGCTGACACCAGCACGGCTTGCTGAAACCGTGGCTCAGTTGAACGCCATGGAACTCGGGTTTGCCTATTCCAAGATGCGCGCCCGGCAGACGCCCGGCAACCAGGCTCATGTGACCAATGCCAAGGATGATCCCCTGCAATTGGCCGCAGATGCCGCCTTTGCCGTGGCGCTGGGCTTCGACGAGATTGAAACCACCATGAGAGTGGCGCGCAACTCCTGGTCAAATGCACTGGCTTGTTGCGTGGGATCGGCTGTTGGCCGCGCCGGCACGCTGTTTCAGTGTTCCAGCGAGGAGGCGGAAGAGCTTGAGATCGGCATGGCGGGTTTTACCTCCTACGCCGAAACCGTGTCGGTCTATGGCACTGAAAGCGCATTTGTGGACGGGGACGATACGCCCTGGTCCAAAATGTGGCTGACGGCTGCCTATGCGTCGCGCGGCATCAAGATGCGGTGCACGTCAGGGGCAGCGGCAGAACTGCTGATGGGGTTTCATGAGGCCAAGTCACTGCTCTACCTGGAGGCGCGTTGTCTGTGTCTGCAACGGGCGATGGGTGCACAGGGAACTCAAAACGGCGGGATCGACGGCGCACCACTGGCGTCATCCATCCCGGGCGGTGTGCGCGAGATCCTTGCCGAAAACCTGATAGCCGTGTGGCTCGATCTCGAGTGCGCCTCAGGTAACGACGCCCGTCATTCTGAGTCTGAAATGCGGGTGGGAGCCAAGATCGTGCCTTACCTGACAGGCGGGTCCGACCTGATTTGTTCCGGCTTCGGCACCATTCTCAAGTACGACAACTCGTTCAACCCGTCATCGTTCAATGGTGAAGAGCTGGAAGAATTCCTCGTGCTGCAACGCGACCTTGAAGCAGATGGCGGACTGACCTCGGTGGGTGAAAGCGAAGCCCTCGCACTGCGTCAGCGTGCGCTTGCGGCGCTTTCCCACGTTCTGGCGGACCTTGACCTGGCGCAACCGACGCCGGCGATGCAACAATCCGTGGCTGCCGCGTCCGGATCAAATGAAACCGACACATTTCCGGCCGACGAAGTTGCCCGCATCAGTCAGAAGATCGCGGAGCGCGGCATCAATATGCTGGATGTGGTGCGTTCCCTGCACAATGGCGGTTTTACAGAGGAGGCTGACAATCTCCTGTTCCTGATCAGGTTGCGGTTGTCGGGTGATTATCTGCAAACCTCTGCGGTGGTGCGGGACGGCAAGGTCATCAGCGCCGTCAATGACCCGAATGATTATCAGGGGCCCGGCACCGGATACAGGCTCACCGAAGCCCGGCGCGAGGAAATTGCCCACATCCGGGACGAGTTGGGCCAAAAAGAGGTTCTGCGTCTGGAAGCGGCGGCAGGGAAAGGCGAGAACCGCCGGATCGTCTATCGCACCATGGGAGCGGCCGCGCCGGGAACAGACCCAAGGGAAATCGTTGTCGGCATCAGCCCGGGATTTGGTGTCAAACTGTTCCGGACACTGGCCGGGCATCCGTTGAGCAGTGTCCTGGAATGCATCGCGAAAGGCATACGGGCCGAAGGCGGGACGATGCGGATCGTAAGGTTGCGCCACACTGCTGATACGTCATTTCTGGGCCTGAGTGCCGCGCGCCTGTCAGGATCGGGTGTCGGCATTGGCCTGCAGGCAAAAGGGACGGCCGTCATTCACCAAAAGGACCGCTTGCCACACAACAACCTGGAACTGTTTTCCAATGCGCCCATCACGGGGCTCGATCACTATGAGCAGTTCGGGCGCAATGCGGTGGTCTATGCACGCCAGGAGGATCCGGTGCCGGTGATCGTGAAGACCAGGGGCGAGGCCCTGGGGGCAAGGTTTCATGCCCGGGTGGCCCTGATCTACGCAATCGAGACTGACATGAGCGAGAACAATGCGGAGCCGGAAGACGTTGAAGTCCGGTTTCTGGGAGGACAAGGCTGA
- a CDS encoding ABC transporter substrate-binding protein: protein MTTMNPAYAARDKEMNILCWEGYNSDEVLQPFRKANAGASVKAESGTSDPDMINKLRAGEVNVWDLINVNQPWAREQLYPEKLIKALNKERFMPYFEKMLPEFKKPYPLAFAEDGNLIGMPQRYGPFSFVVNTDKISRKTAEDEGWKLFLDPKMNQRYGVLTYDNWNIMHMCLTGDINPFKPIDGAGEATFKKTAETIFGGAKLLTDDLVAMNLALINGEIDAYFTGGTYTASPARFDGAKNVRGITPNSGPVDGKGGVVWIELTSAVNNPNPSGLAEDFLEFVQGPDISKAVAFAEGTYNPVSQMGDKAVMSKFNKEELDAIQWDSVDAEMARSLDYQVVASYDKLSEIYNAAKRS from the coding sequence ATGACAACAATGAACCCGGCATATGCGGCCCGCGACAAGGAAATGAATATTCTTTGCTGGGAAGGCTACAACTCGGACGAGGTGCTGCAGCCGTTCCGCAAGGCGAATGCGGGGGCATCGGTCAAGGCGGAGAGCGGCACGTCCGATCCCGACATGATCAACAAGCTGCGCGCCGGCGAGGTCAATGTCTGGGATCTGATAAACGTCAACCAGCCGTGGGCTCGCGAGCAGCTGTATCCGGAAAAGCTGATCAAGGCGCTCAATAAAGAACGCTTCATGCCGTACTTTGAAAAAATGCTGCCGGAATTCAAGAAACCATACCCTCTTGCATTTGCGGAAGACGGCAACCTGATCGGCATGCCGCAACGCTATGGCCCGTTCTCCTTCGTTGTGAACACGGACAAGATCAGCCGCAAGACGGCCGAAGACGAGGGTTGGAAACTGTTCCTGGATCCGAAGATGAACCAGCGTTACGGCGTCCTGACGTATGACAACTGGAACATCATGCATATGTGCCTGACGGGAGACATAAACCCGTTCAAACCGATTGACGGTGCCGGTGAAGCCACATTCAAGAAAACCGCAGAGACCATTTTTGGCGGCGCAAAGCTGCTTACCGATGACCTGGTCGCGATGAACCTTGCCCTGATCAACGGCGAAATCGACGCCTATTTCACAGGCGGAACCTATACCGCTTCTCCGGCCCGTTTCGACGGTGCCAAGAATGTCCGGGGCATCACGCCGAATTCCGGTCCGGTTGACGGAAAGGGCGGAGTGGTCTGGATTGAATTGACCTCTGCCGTCAACAATCCCAACCCGTCCGGTCTTGCAGAGGACTTCCTTGAGTTTGTCCAGGGTCCGGATATCTCCAAGGCTGTGGCTTTTGCCGAGGGTACTTACAATCCAGTGAGCCAGATGGGCGACAAGGCCGTCATGAGCAAGTTCAACAAGGAAGAACTTGATGCCATCCAGTGGGACTCTGTCGATGCTGAAATGGCCCGCTCGCTCGATTACCAGGTTGTCGCCTCCTACGACAAGCTGAGCGAGATCTACAACGCCGCAAAACGGAGCTAG
- a CDS encoding ATP-binding cassette domain-containing protein, whose translation MQSEPILHLSGVTKQFGTFTALHSIDMEITEGEFLTIVGPSGSGKTTLIRLLVGMDSPTSGEIWLRDSRIDMMPANERPTCMVFQSLALFPHRSVGENIEFPLKIRGEPADKRRQRALELLDLLQLPQDYYDKRIHQCSGGERQRVALARALAFDPEILFFDEPLSALDYRLRKTLEKELKDLHTRTGKTFVYITHSLEEAMVMSDRIAIMRAGRIEQVADADGIYARPISRFVAEFMGEVNLFSVEGTTKGGLHGRGVEIHVNGQVENVGVGLDKGELGTLMVRPEFVKFLNGSQTNDFIVKGILRGEYALGSRIQYEVEASDGSNLTVEKLREDRYTGEIGDEVILGWDIDHTHLIRGE comes from the coding sequence ATGCAATCAGAACCCATCCTGCACCTGTCCGGTGTTACCAAGCAGTTCGGAACCTTTACCGCTCTCCACAGCATTGACATGGAGATCACCGAAGGCGAGTTCCTGACCATTGTCGGCCCGTCAGGAAGCGGGAAGACAACTCTCATCCGCCTGCTTGTGGGCATGGATTCTCCGACTTCGGGGGAGATATGGCTGCGCGACAGCCGTATCGACATGATGCCGGCCAATGAACGCCCGACCTGCATGGTGTTTCAGTCGCTGGCGTTGTTTCCCCATCGCTCAGTGGGCGAGAATATCGAATTTCCGCTCAAGATACGCGGCGAGCCTGCGGACAAGCGCCGCCAGCGTGCGCTTGAACTGCTGGACCTGCTGCAACTGCCGCAGGACTATTATGACAAACGCATTCATCAGTGTTCAGGTGGCGAGCGCCAGAGAGTTGCACTGGCTCGCGCACTGGCCTTCGATCCGGAGATTCTGTTTTTCGACGAGCCTTTGTCGGCGCTCGATTACCGGTTGCGCAAGACACTGGAGAAGGAACTGAAGGATCTTCATACCCGCACGGGGAAGACATTCGTTTACATTACGCACTCACTTGAAGAGGCGATGGTCATGTCTGACCGGATTGCGATTATGCGGGCCGGTCGAATAGAACAGGTGGCAGATGCCGATGGCATTTATGCCAGGCCGATCAGTCGTTTTGTCGCGGAGTTCATGGGCGAGGTAAACCTGTTCAGCGTTGAAGGCACCACCAAGGGTGGCCTGCACGGCCGGGGTGTCGAGATACACGTGAACGGACAGGTCGAAAATGTCGGTGTCGGACTGGACAAGGGCGAGCTTGGCACGTTGATGGTGCGGCCCGAATTCGTCAAATTTCTCAATGGCTCCCAGACAAACGATTTCATTGTGAAGGGGATACTGCGTGGCGAATACGCCCTGGGGTCGCGCATCCAGTATGAGGTTGAAGCGTCCGACGGATCCAATCTCACAGTCGAGAAGTTGCGCGAGGATCGCTATACGGGCGAGATCGGCGATGAGGTGATCCTGGGCTGGGACATTGACCACACACATCTGATCCGGGGGGAATGA
- the fabG gene encoding 3-oxoacyl-ACP reductase FabG: MLTSIKGKSVIVTGGSKGIGRGIASVFAKQGANVMIAARGAEAAEAACDAMNAEGCSTKWTSCDVSDWGSVQAMVQATADAFGGVDIMCANAGAFPQTKIAEMDPEEWDQVMATNLRSAFLCVKACIPHFEKSGKGRVVLTSSITGPVTGFPGWSHYGASKAGQLGFLKTAAMELSRYNTTINAVMPGNIYTEGLQDLGQEYLETMAASIPLKRLGAVEDIGNAALFFASDEAAYITGQQIVVDGGQIIPESLEALEEI, from the coding sequence ATGCTCACATCAATCAAAGGTAAAAGCGTGATCGTCACCGGCGGTTCCAAGGGGATCGGCCGCGGTATTGCCAGTGTGTTCGCGAAGCAGGGGGCCAATGTGATGATCGCCGCACGTGGCGCTGAAGCTGCTGAAGCCGCCTGCGATGCAATGAATGCCGAAGGATGCTCGACCAAGTGGACCAGTTGCGATGTGTCCGACTGGGGGTCGGTTCAGGCCATGGTGCAGGCGACAGCAGATGCATTCGGCGGCGTTGATATCATGTGCGCCAATGCAGGCGCCTTTCCGCAAACCAAGATTGCGGAGATGGATCCTGAAGAGTGGGATCAGGTCATGGCCACCAATTTGCGCAGTGCATTCTTGTGTGTCAAAGCCTGCATTCCGCACTTTGAGAAGTCCGGCAAGGGGCGCGTGGTCCTGACATCATCGATCACCGGGCCTGTAACGGGTTTTCCGGGATGGTCACACTACGGTGCGTCAAAGGCGGGCCAGCTTGGCTTCCTGAAAACCGCCGCAATGGAGCTATCGCGCTACAACACCACCATCAATGCAGTCATGCCCGGCAACATCTATACCGAGGGGTTGCAGGACCTGGGGCAGGAATACCTCGAAACCATGGCGGCTTCCATTCCGCTCAAGCGGTTGGGCGCTGTCGAGGATATTGGCAATGCCGCTCTCTTCTTCGCGTCGGACGAGGCTGCTTACATCACCGGTCAGCAGATTGTTGTGGACGGCGGTCAGATCATTCCCGAAAGCCTTGAGGCGTTAGAGGAAATTTGA
- a CDS encoding cysteine hydrolase family protein, producing the protein MSNWKNAHRSFYYEYADEPEDLVLPAAETALLVIDIQNTYVEVQDDPREAKRWEPFRKRMNETVIPNTRNLIRQCRDRGVEVIFARIACLKQDGRDRSLSQKKPGFNYLLMPKDRQDSQVVPELTPDADDIVITKTTDSALTGTNLRMILHNMGIRHVIAAGIFTDQCVSSTVRSLADESFNVVVVDDCCAAATDQLHINELETINMIYCHVVQLEDISGFMDAE; encoded by the coding sequence TTGAGCAACTGGAAGAATGCCCACAGATCGTTTTACTACGAGTACGCCGACGAACCCGAGGACCTGGTTCTGCCGGCAGCGGAGACCGCCCTTCTGGTCATAGATATCCAGAATACCTATGTGGAAGTCCAGGACGATCCGCGCGAGGCCAAGCGCTGGGAGCCGTTTCGCAAACGGATGAATGAAACGGTGATTCCCAATACCCGGAATCTGATCAGGCAATGCCGCGACAGGGGCGTTGAAGTCATTTTTGCGCGCATTGCATGTCTGAAACAGGATGGCCGTGACAGGTCGCTGAGCCAGAAGAAGCCCGGCTTCAATTACCTGTTGATGCCCAAGGACCGGCAGGACAGTCAGGTCGTTCCGGAGCTGACGCCGGATGCAGATGACATTGTGATAACCAAGACCACGGACAGTGCGCTGACCGGCACCAACCTGCGGATGATATTGCACAATATGGGCATCAGGCACGTCATTGCGGCTGGTATTTTTACAGACCAGTGCGTCAGTTCCACAGTGCGCAGCCTTGCTGATGAGAGTTTCAATGTTGTCGTGGTTGACGACTGCTGCGCGGCAGCGACCGACCAGCTCCACATCAATGAGCTTGAAACGATCAACATGATCTATTGCCACGTGGTCCAGCTGGAAGACATCAGCGGGTTCATGGACGCGGAATAG
- the qhpR gene encoding AraC-like transcriptional regulator QhpR, translating into MGDASHADMISPPPTVLASAATGVVGLIEQMKGDPDSILGNACLRPTDLDDPYRELLLGDFCNLFEEAAHQTGNDRFGLTFGKDFQPCQLGAIGYAAISSPTLAAALKNMETYFPAHQGHSSFGLFHDSEVLWLSYQISDPRIAHRRQDAELSMGMFLNIFRHALGQNWSPLEVRFEHEAHGDSYKHENVFGAPIRFGRRTNAFAFRRSDLDARMPSQDPYLYSIIEPFLKSRCEIQRNPEVFATAIRNQIKLNLGDTPPTLNEIARIFGMSDQHMQRKLRENNVTFQELVTAARKELALHYLNGPNVQLTEIAFLLGYSELSAFSRAFRSWTGMSPQRYRRTNPHLQ; encoded by the coding sequence ATGGGTGATGCATCACACGCCGACATGATCAGCCCGCCGCCAACCGTTCTGGCATCTGCCGCAACGGGTGTCGTTGGTTTGATCGAGCAGATGAAGGGTGACCCGGATAGTATTCTGGGCAATGCCTGCCTGCGGCCCACTGATCTGGATGACCCCTATCGTGAACTGCTGCTTGGTGATTTCTGCAATCTGTTTGAAGAAGCAGCGCACCAGACCGGCAATGACCGGTTCGGACTGACATTCGGCAAGGACTTCCAGCCGTGCCAGCTCGGCGCAATTGGCTATGCAGCGATCAGTTCCCCCACACTTGCCGCCGCGCTCAAGAACATGGAAACCTATTTTCCGGCGCATCAGGGTCACTCGTCATTCGGATTGTTTCACGACAGCGAAGTGCTGTGGCTGAGTTACCAGATATCCGATCCGCGAATTGCCCATCGCCGCCAGGATGCGGAGCTGTCCATGGGCATGTTTCTCAACATATTCCGGCATGCGCTTGGCCAGAACTGGTCACCGCTTGAGGTCCGGTTCGAGCACGAAGCGCATGGCGACAGCTACAAGCACGAAAATGTTTTTGGCGCGCCGATCCGTTTCGGGCGTCGCACAAATGCATTCGCGTTCCGGCGCAGTGACCTGGACGCGCGCATGCCGAGCCAGGACCCCTACCTCTATTCCATCATTGAACCGTTCCTGAAATCGCGCTGTGAAATCCAGCGCAACCCGGAAGTTTTCGCAACCGCGATCAGGAACCAGATCAAGTTGAACCTGGGCGATACACCGCCAACACTCAATGAGATCGCCCGCATATTCGGCATGTCGGACCAGCACATGCAACGCAAGTTGCGCGAGAACAATGTGACGTTCCAGGAACTCGTAACCGCAGCGCGCAAGGAACTTGCCCTGCACTATCTGAACGGCCCGAATGTACAGCTTACCGAGATTGCATTCCTGCTGGGGTATTCGGAACTGTCAGCTTTCTCGAGAGCTTTCAGATCCTGGACGGGCATGAGCCCGCAACGCTACCGCCGGACCAACCCGCACCTGCAGTGA
- a CDS encoding ABC transporter permease: MMERLDRKLGFLCALPILVVLVLSFVAPLIVVAAFSIMPQKVFSLFNVPDFSSYATVLTHGYWKSLAWSLGMALISTLLLIVLCWPLAYAMAKVFGRFTLVLTIAVVVSLFVSENIRLFGWILTLMKGGLITGYAQAWFGLELGGSLYNVPVIVFGLIYVYFPFMLFPLAQGISMVPDDARQAAADLGASRWRILWEIDLPLAAPGIVVGSLLSFVLAAGALAESKLLGGQTVVVMADEVETAFTYGQNWPLGSALSMVLIAIIGSLAIFGVNKVDLDAIMGRKR, translated from the coding sequence ATGATGGAGCGCCTGGACCGAAAGCTCGGGTTCTTGTGTGCGTTGCCGATTCTTGTCGTGCTGGTGTTGAGTTTTGTTGCGCCGCTTATCGTCGTCGCGGCATTTTCGATCATGCCGCAAAAAGTATTTTCCCTGTTCAATGTGCCCGATTTTTCTTCTTACGCGACCGTGCTGACCCACGGATACTGGAAGTCACTGGCCTGGTCGCTTGGAATGGCGCTGATTTCCACCTTGCTGCTCATCGTCCTGTGCTGGCCGCTGGCGTATGCGATGGCCAAGGTGTTCGGACGTTTCACCCTCGTGCTCACGATCGCTGTTGTCGTAAGTCTGTTTGTGTCGGAGAACATCCGTTTGTTCGGCTGGATACTGACATTGATGAAAGGCGGACTGATCACCGGCTACGCACAAGCCTGGTTTGGCCTGGAGCTGGGGGGAAGCCTCTACAATGTACCGGTGATCGTGTTCGGACTGATCTATGTCTACTTCCCGTTCATGCTGTTCCCGCTTGCCCAGGGCATATCCATGGTGCCCGACGATGCGCGCCAGGCGGCGGCCGATCTTGGCGCATCGCGGTGGCGCATACTCTGGGAGATTGACCTGCCATTGGCAGCGCCGGGGATTGTTGTCGGCTCGCTTTTGAGCTTCGTGCTCGCAGCCGGCGCACTGGCGGAATCGAAATTGCTCGGCGGGCAAACGGTTGTCGTCATGGCGGACGAGGTTGAGACCGCGTTCACCTATGGGCAGAACTGGCCACTGGGATCAGCGCTGTCCATGGTGCTTATCGCCATCATCGGGTCGCTGGCGATCTTTGGCGTCAACAAGGTTGACCTGGATGCGATCATGGGACGGAAGCGCTGA
- a CDS encoding microcompartment protein, translated as MTELRVYLPIRDLQPQFAAWLSTPTRARGYPPLAGQHSLIIEVAPALSIHRIADLALKVAPDLEPGLLFTERQFGLLELHSDDMDEVESAGKAILDGISAKAGDQLAPAILYQDIIDDLSDQHAIILNRTRDASILVPGVSLLILEMAPALFACVAANEAERAAPGATINDVQMMGASGRIFMSGSRSDMEKAQAAIVKTLGAVKGRKS; from the coding sequence ATGACTGAACTGAGAGTCTATCTGCCAATTCGCGATCTGCAGCCGCAGTTCGCGGCCTGGCTGTCGACGCCGACACGGGCACGTGGTTATCCGCCGCTGGCGGGTCAGCACAGCCTGATAATCGAAGTGGCGCCGGCCCTGTCCATTCATCGGATTGCAGATCTGGCGCTCAAGGTGGCGCCTGACCTGGAGCCCGGGTTGCTGTTCACAGAGCGGCAGTTCGGGTTGCTGGAACTTCATTCAGACGACATGGACGAGGTTGAAAGCGCCGGCAAAGCCATCCTGGACGGCATCAGTGCCAAGGCCGGCGACCAGCTCGCTCCCGCCATTCTCTACCAGGACATCATTGATGACCTGAGTGACCAGCATGCGATCATTCTCAACCGGACCCGTGATGCCTCAATTCTGGTGCCGGGGGTGTCCTTGCTGATCCTTGAAATGGCGCCGGCGCTGTTTGCCTGTGTCGCGGCTAACGAAGCTGAACGAGCCGCACCCGGCGCCACCATCAATGATGTGCAGATGATGGGGGCGTCAGGCCGGATTTTCATGTCCGGCAGCCGTTCAGACATGGAAAAGGCGCAAGCTGCTATCGTGAAGACACTCGGTGCCGTGAAGGGGCGCAAGAGCTGA